A genomic stretch from Ursus arctos isolate Adak ecotype North America unplaced genomic scaffold, UrsArc2.0 scaffold_21, whole genome shotgun sequence includes:
- the LOC123001121 gene encoding coiled-coil domain-containing protein 38-like, translating to MSSHTESISSEDSLEFFLDDDTDYDLEPELYFKEPEELLRVLTELEEQNLTLVQYSQDVDENLEDVNKREKLIQDKINSNIEFLLEHKEMLKANCVREEEKAAELELRSRLFSFGEFKSDTQVILLCLW from the exons ATGAGCAG cCACACGGAGAGTATCAGTTCAGAAGACAGCTTAGAATTCTTTTTAGATGATGATACAGACTATGATCTG GAGCCAGAgctttatttcaaagaaccagaagAGTTACTTCGAGTCctcacagagctggaagagcAGAACCTAACTTTGGTACAATATTCCCAAGACGTAGATGAAAATCTTGAAGATgtaaataagagagaaaaacttATACAGGATAAAAT AAACAGCAACATAGAGTTTCTTCTGGAGCACAAGGAAATGCTTAAGGCTAACTGtgtgagagaagaggaaaaagcagcaGAACTGGAATTAAGGTCCAGGCTATTTAGTTTTGGAGAATTTAAATCAGACACGCAGGTAATCCTTCTTTGcctatggtaa